In Candidatus Methylomirabilota bacterium, a single window of DNA contains:
- a CDS encoding glycosyltransferase, with product MRVALFTNNYLPFCGGVTVSVETLRAGLEAAGHEAWVFGPRFAGAPESRPRVVRYPSIPAMTYPEFALAVPYSRRIARRVAALDFDVFHAHHPFLLGPAARRLARRARRPLVFTYHTRYEKYAHYVPLRRPLVEALALALSRRFAASADAVIAPSAVIRDELQARGVAAPIAVVPTGVDPSHFRPGERAAARAGLGLPAEDPLLLYVGRLDREKSVDRVLLAFERVASTLPAARLALVGRGTEAERLGRLAGALPGADRIRFLGARPHATLPLYYQAADVFLFASETETQGLVLAEAAACGVPAVAVSAPGCDEVVRDGETGVLTKSDPAALAEAAIGLLLDPARRRSMGARAREVAVREFDVRLQIARTLDVYAAAADRRRERGA from the coding sequence GTGCGCGTCGCGCTCTTCACGAACAACTATCTCCCGTTCTGCGGCGGCGTCACGGTATCGGTCGAGACGCTGCGCGCGGGGCTCGAGGCCGCGGGCCACGAGGCGTGGGTCTTCGGGCCCCGGTTCGCGGGCGCGCCCGAGAGCCGACCGCGCGTCGTCCGCTACCCCTCGATCCCGGCCATGACGTACCCCGAGTTCGCGCTCGCCGTCCCGTACTCGCGCCGGATCGCGCGCCGGGTCGCGGCGCTCGACTTCGACGTCTTCCACGCCCACCATCCGTTCCTCCTCGGCCCGGCCGCCCGGCGGCTGGCGCGTCGCGCGCGCCGACCGCTCGTGTTCACCTACCACACGCGATACGAAAAGTACGCGCACTACGTCCCGCTCCGCCGCCCGCTGGTCGAGGCCCTGGCGCTCGCGCTGAGCCGCCGCTTCGCCGCGAGCGCCGACGCCGTGATCGCGCCCTCGGCCGTCATCCGCGACGAGCTCCAGGCGCGGGGCGTCGCCGCGCCGATCGCGGTCGTGCCGACGGGCGTGGACCCAAGCCACTTCCGGCCGGGCGAGCGCGCGGCGGCGCGCGCCGGCCTCGGCCTGCCCGCGGAGGATCCGCTGCTCCTCTACGTCGGGCGCCTCGACCGGGAGAAGAGCGTGGACCGCGTCCTCCTCGCCTTCGAGCGCGTGGCGTCCACGCTGCCGGCGGCGCGGCTCGCCCTCGTGGGGCGGGGGACCGAGGCCGAGCGCCTCGGACGCCTCGCCGGCGCCCTGCCCGGGGCCGACCGGATCCGCTTCCTCGGCGCCCGCCCGCACGCGACGCTCCCGCTCTACTACCAGGCCGCCGACGTGTTCCTCTTCGCCTCGGAGACGGAGACGCAGGGCCTCGTCCTCGCGGAGGCCGCGGCCTGCGGCGTGCCGGCGGTCGCCGTGAGCGCGCCCGGCTGCGACGAGGTCGTGCGCGACGGGGAGACCGGCGTCCTCACCAAGAGCGACCCGGCGGCCCTCGCCGAGGCCGCCATCGGCCTCCTCCTCGATCCCGCGCGGCGCCGGAGCATGGGCGCCCGCGCCCGCGAGGTCGCGGTGCGCGAGTTCGACGTGCGCTTGCAGATCGCCCGGACCCTCGACGTCTACGCGGCGGCCGCCGACCGGCGGCGGGAGCGCGGCGCGTGA
- a CDS encoding phenylacetate--CoA ligase, with protein sequence MIWNREAETLPREARERLQLARLQETLRWAVERVPFQRARLGGATVKTLADLARLPFVGKNDLREQYPFGLFAVPAAEVARIHGSSGTKGKLTVVGYTAGDLEVWREVMARCMTAAGARRGDMLHVAFGYGLFTGGLGFHDGAERIGMTVVPVSSGNTARHLLLLQDFRPAGLCGTPSFVLHIAESLVAEGGDPRALGLRYGMFGAEPWSEGVRVALEQALGCPAFDIYGLSEIIGPGVAGECEAQAGLHVQDDHFLPEVVDSASGEALPPGREGELVLTTLTKRAMPLVRYRTGDITTLVDEPCRCGRTSVRMARVKGRSDDMLVVKGVNLYPSEVERALLEVADLAPEYRLIVDRRATLATLEVEVEPAPAVVARCGGFHAEHPEIVALRARAAERLQRAIGLSVRLTIVAPRTLPRSEGKAVRVVERRE encoded by the coding sequence GTGATCTGGAACCGCGAGGCGGAGACGCTCCCGCGCGAGGCGCGCGAGCGGCTCCAGCTCGCGCGCCTCCAAGAGACGCTCCGGTGGGCGGTCGAGCGCGTGCCGTTCCAGCGCGCGCGGCTCGGCGGGGCGACCGTCAAGACGCTCGCGGACCTCGCCCGCCTGCCGTTCGTCGGCAAGAACGACCTGCGCGAGCAGTACCCCTTCGGCCTCTTCGCGGTGCCCGCCGCCGAGGTCGCGCGGATCCACGGCTCCTCAGGCACCAAGGGCAAGCTGACGGTGGTCGGCTACACGGCCGGCGACCTCGAGGTCTGGCGCGAGGTGATGGCCCGGTGCATGACCGCGGCGGGGGCGCGGCGTGGCGACATGCTCCACGTCGCGTTCGGCTACGGGCTCTTCACGGGGGGGCTCGGCTTCCACGACGGCGCGGAGCGGATCGGGATGACGGTGGTCCCCGTCTCCTCCGGCAACACCGCGCGCCACCTGCTACTCCTGCAGGACTTCCGGCCGGCGGGCCTCTGCGGCACGCCGTCCTTCGTCCTGCACATCGCCGAGAGCCTCGTCGCCGAGGGGGGCGATCCGCGGGCGCTCGGCCTGCGGTACGGCATGTTCGGCGCCGAGCCGTGGAGCGAGGGGGTCCGGGTCGCCCTCGAGCAGGCCCTCGGCTGCCCGGCGTTCGACATCTACGGGCTCTCCGAGATCATCGGGCCGGGCGTGGCGGGCGAGTGCGAGGCGCAGGCGGGCCTCCACGTCCAGGACGACCATTTCCTTCCCGAGGTCGTCGATTCCGCGAGCGGCGAGGCGCTGCCGCCCGGCCGGGAAGGGGAGCTCGTGCTCACGACCCTCACCAAGCGCGCGATGCCGCTCGTCCGCTACCGGACGGGCGACATCACGACGCTCGTCGACGAGCCCTGCCGCTGCGGGCGCACGTCCGTCCGGATGGCGCGCGTCAAGGGACGCTCGGACGACATGCTGGTGGTGAAGGGCGTGAACCTGTACCCGTCCGAGGTCGAGCGCGCCCTCCTGGAGGTCGCCGACCTCGCCCCCGAGTACCGGCTGATCGTGGACCGCAGGGCCACGCTCGCGACGCTCGAGGTGGAGGTCGAGCCGGCGCCGGCCGTCGTCGCGCGCTGCGGGGGCTTCCACGCCGAGCACCCCGAGATCGTCGCCCTGCGGGCGCGCGCGGCCGAGCGCCTGCAGCGGGCGATCGGGCTTTCGGTGCGGCTCACGATCGTGGCCCCGCGGACCCTGCCGCGCTCGGAGGGCAAGGCCGTCCGCGTCGTCGAGCGGCGCGAGTAG
- the miaB gene encoding tRNA (N6-isopentenyl adenosine(37)-C2)-methylthiotransferase MiaB, whose product MPKLHLITYGCQMNEYDSERVAGLLRGECYELVADEREADLIIVNTCAIREKAEEKVFSKLGELRALKTQKPGLVIGVMGCMAQLHREAIQRRAPVVDLVFGSPAIARVAELVERARRERRPVLETGEGPLVKITARPPAASRLRAFVTVMEGCEKHCTFCVVPRTRGRERSHPPDAILAEIRSLVAEGCREVTLLGQTVNAYGRDLAPPTDLAELFARVNDVEGIARIRFTTSNPYNLTPRLIRALRDVPKVCEWFHLPLQSGSDTVLERMNRGYTRARYLALVDAIRDAVPEMAFSTDLIVGFPGETEADFERTLEMVERVGYDNAFVFRYSRRPGTPAAVMPEQVPDEVKAARNARLLEVVNRVTAERSRRLAGRALEVLVDGTSRKNTGELTGRTRCNRVVNFDGRGRVSVGDPAWIRVTEAMPHSLRGELAQRPEEAACLSK is encoded by the coding sequence ATGCCCAAACTCCACCTCATCACCTACGGCTGCCAGATGAACGAGTACGACTCGGAGCGCGTCGCCGGGCTGCTCCGCGGCGAGTGCTACGAGCTCGTGGCCGACGAGCGCGAGGCCGACCTGATCATCGTCAACACCTGCGCGATCCGCGAGAAGGCCGAGGAGAAGGTCTTCTCGAAGCTCGGCGAGCTGCGCGCGCTCAAGACGCAGAAGCCGGGGCTCGTCATCGGCGTCATGGGCTGCATGGCCCAGCTCCACCGCGAGGCGATCCAGCGTCGCGCGCCCGTCGTGGACCTCGTCTTCGGCTCGCCCGCGATCGCGCGCGTCGCCGAGCTCGTGGAGCGGGCGCGGCGCGAACGGCGCCCGGTCCTCGAGACGGGTGAGGGGCCACTCGTGAAGATCACGGCGCGACCGCCGGCGGCCTCGCGCCTCCGCGCCTTCGTCACCGTCATGGAAGGCTGCGAGAAGCACTGCACCTTCTGCGTCGTCCCGCGCACGCGCGGGCGCGAGCGCAGTCATCCGCCCGACGCGATCCTCGCGGAGATCCGGAGCCTCGTCGCCGAGGGCTGCCGCGAGGTGACGCTGCTCGGCCAGACGGTCAACGCGTACGGGCGCGACCTCGCGCCGCCGACCGACCTCGCCGAGCTGTTCGCCCGCGTCAACGACGTCGAGGGCATCGCCCGCATCCGCTTCACCACCTCCAACCCCTACAACCTCACGCCCCGGCTCATCCGCGCGCTGCGCGACGTGCCGAAGGTGTGCGAGTGGTTCCACCTGCCGCTCCAGTCGGGCTCGGACACGGTGCTCGAGCGCATGAACCGCGGCTACACGCGGGCGCGGTACCTGGCACTCGTGGACGCGATCCGCGACGCCGTGCCGGAGATGGCGTTCTCGACCGACCTGATCGTCGGCTTCCCGGGCGAGACCGAGGCGGACTTCGAGCGGACGCTCGAGATGGTCGAGCGCGTCGGCTACGACAACGCGTTCGTCTTCCGGTACTCGCGCCGGCCGGGGACGCCGGCGGCGGTCATGCCCGAGCAGGTCCCCGACGAGGTCAAGGCCGCCCGCAACGCGCGGCTGCTCGAGGTCGTGAACCGCGTGACCGCGGAGCGGAGCCGCCGCCTCGCCGGGCGCGCGCTCGAGGTGCTGGTGGACGGGACGTCGAGGAAGAACACGGGGGAGCTCACGGGGCGCACCCGGTGCAACCGGGTCGTCAACTTCGACGGGCGGGGGCGCGTCTCGGTCGGCGACCCGGCGTGGATCCGGGTCACCGAGGCGATGCCGCACAGCCTGCGCGGCGAGCTCGCCCAGCGACCGGAGGAGGCCGCATGTTTGTCGAAATGA
- a CDS encoding bifunctional nuclease family protein gives MFVEMKVRGLALDAVSNMPIIILRDEEDKRSLQIWVGIFEANAIALELEKVAPPRPMTHDLIKNILEAIDARVLKVVVTDLKENTFFAVIHLQVGETEYTVDSRPSDAIALALRVAAPIYVDEEVVRKAKSLEVTKEPTEPAKADDPEQLREWLQNIKPEDFEKFNKA, from the coding sequence ATGTTTGTCGAAATGAAGGTCCGCGGGCTGGCGCTCGATGCGGTCTCGAACATGCCGATCATCATCCTGCGCGACGAGGAGGACAAGCGCTCGCTCCAGATCTGGGTCGGGATCTTCGAGGCGAACGCGATCGCACTGGAGCTCGAGAAGGTCGCGCCCCCGCGGCCGATGACGCACGACCTCATCAAGAACATCCTCGAGGCGATCGACGCTCGCGTCCTGAAGGTCGTCGTCACGGACCTCAAGGAGAACACCTTCTTCGCGGTCATCCACCTGCAGGTGGGCGAGACCGAGTACACGGTGGACTCGCGGCCGTCGGACGCGATCGCGCTCGCGCTGCGCGTCGCCGCGCCGATCTACGTGGACGAAGAGGTGGTGCGCAAGGCCAAGAGCCTCGAGGTGACGAAGGAACCCACCGAGCCCGCCAAGGCGGACGACCCCGAGCAGCTGCGCGAGTGGCTGCAGAACATCAAGCCGGAGGACTTCGAGAAGTTCAACAAGGCCTAG